The Mytilus trossulus isolate FHL-02 chromosome 3, PNRI_Mtr1.1.1.hap1, whole genome shotgun sequence genome contains a region encoding:
- the LOC134712035 gene encoding PE-PGRS family protein PE_PGRS5-like, translating to MKLLIVVVSFCITTARSQGGNNVGMYSVSFDNQYRAVDPFVNRAAERAGSTGGFDGGFAASANGMAADGPAPNTVIVSDQMFGDQAYTPRANSPDPMAPVDPDQPVEDYIKAEERGNPMNNMARGAAGMVGPGASRSVGNMGNMAGGGGGVGLSGNMAGGRGGVGLSGNMAGGQGGVGLSGSANRVAPNTSQVGRMGNMGNRGTNGRVAPQRRSNNRRQGRNNRSRNVIYDRYNGGSRREKNRKPYSKRTKYEKKQPKGGY from the exons ATGAAGCTTCTTATAGTAGTCGTTTCCTTCTGTATCACAACAGCTAGATCTCAAGGTGGCAACAATGTTGGAATGTATAGTGTCTCGTTTGATAATCAGTATCGCGCTGTTGATCCTTTTGTAAATAGAGCTGCTGAAAGAGCTGGTTCTACTGGTGGTTTTGATGGTGGTTTTGCTGCTTCTGCGAATGGCATGGCTGCTGATGGACCAGCTCCTAACACAGTCATTGTTTCAGATCAGATGTTTGGAGATCAAGCCTATACACCAAGGGCAAATAGTCCAGATCCGATGGCTCCAGTAGACCCAGATCAGCCCGTAGAGGATTATATAAAAGCAGAAGAGAGGGGTAACCCAATGAACAATATGGCTAGAGGGGCGGCTGGTATGGTTGGACCTGGTGCTTCTCGGTCGGTTGGTAATATGGGCAATATGGCTGGTGGTGGAGGCGGGGTAGGATTATCAGGCAATATGGCTGGTGGTCGAGGTGGGGTAGGATTATCAGGCAATATGGCTGGTGGTCAAGGTGGGGTAGGATTATCAGGATCAGCTAATAGGGTTGCACCTAACACATCTCAAGTTGGACGAATGGGCAACATGGGTAATAGAGGAACCAATGGGAGAGTTGCACCCCAGCGCAGATCTAATAATCGTCGTCAAGGCAGAAATAATAGGTCAAGAAATGTGATTTATGATAGATATAATGGCGGGTCACGTCGCGAGAAAAATAGAAAGCCATATAGCAAAAGAACGaagtatgaaaaaaagcaaCCAAAG GGTGGCTACTGA